The Culex quinquefasciatus strain JHB chromosome 2, VPISU_Cqui_1.0_pri_paternal, whole genome shotgun sequence genome contains the following window.
TATTGACTTTCATTGAAAcaaatgagattttcaaaaaaaaaaaaaaataacctggcataaaaaaaagttaaaataattctctaatttttgagaatttgtaTTTACTATTTTATAGAGAATTAGTTATTCGCTACCATCGCTGCCGCTGGGTGCTCAGTTTTTGCCACCGCACTCCGGATCTACCCTGCTGGGAGCCCTCGGAACTTTGCAGAGAGTGCTTCCGAGAGGGATCCTCATTCAACACGTATTAGACATTCATTCACGAGAGTTGATGCATGGCGAGAGACAGAGCAGCGGAGGAAAACACAGTTTTCCTTGCCTTTTTTCCCTTCTGTATTTCTCTCTCACAATAGCGCGCGAGCTAAGCGGATTAATAGTCATTTTTCCCAACCCGGCTGAAGCGACTGAGAAGCCTTCCCCCCCCCTGTTCGGAGACCATTGTCACCCGGACGATGCTGGTATTTATTTCGTACCTGGTGTGTACCAGATCCCAACACAACATTTCAACATGGCCCGCGTGGTTGCTGTGGCTGCTGGGAGGATGATGGAGTATCATAATTTCACCTTTTTCTCTaacccttttctttttttttgtccttgTCTAACTGGAGCGTTTCGGATGTATTCTGTGTTTCAACTTTTTGCTCCCGAAAGTCCTTATCGGCTTAGCTGGCTGATGCTGCTCGTGTGCACTATGGAAACCTTGGgttagaatcatttttttttttctcctggaAACCGACCACACACACAGTTAGATGCATAATGGCAACCATTCACCCATTTTAATCGGCACAGGTGAATTCAAATTGGACGCAATTACGCTTTTATGTTTAGACAAAAGGAAGATAATACGATATGCCTATGAAGTTCCAACTCTGTGTGTCTATTAAAGAGCTCAATGTTatctaaattaatttaatatattaataGAAATTTGTTATAGAAATTCCTGaactattttgttaatttttagatGATTTGTCCTTTTttgaacaaagaaaaaaaaaattaaaaatctaaactttATCGCATTTCAAATCTAACCCAATGACGCAGTACTTTCCCTCCGAGAGCCAGGATTTCTGCGCaagctgatttttttcagaTCTCCGAAATCTACAATGGCTCATAATAACAGCGTGTAAGCCTTACCGAATCCCCTTGTACAAACAGCCGTTTTGAGCCGTGGCTGCGTGCGCCGTCAGCCGAAACGAATCATTATGATGGATGCCAACAGATGACAGAGAGAGAAACGCAGATCTTCGCAGCATGCACCATCATTGGGTGAGGGAACGAAACGTACAGTTTTGCTTTGAGCGCGTGCGACCCTTATGCTCAATTACGGTGGCATTGTGTTGTACTAGGTTATGTTATCTGGCTAATGATGGATTTGCCTTGTTGAATTCGGTGCGATAGAGCAGTCTGAAaacaacacttcaaaaattGCTATCTTAATCCGTTTGTTGAAAGCACTTGAGAAAGTACTATAAAAACCGTCGAGTCCGTCGAGTTAGCATCACAACCGTAGTACACCCCCTCAACCAACCATGAAGATCTTCATCGCGTTCGCTGCCTTGGTGGCCTTTGCCAGTGCCTCCGCCATCCCGGAAACCCGCGGCCTCAAGGAAGACCTCAAGGACTTCCTGGCCCTGGTCCCGGTGGACAAGCTGACCTCGCTGGCCCTGGACTACTACGCCAACGACAAGGAAGTGCAAGCCGCGTTCGCCTACCTGCAGGACAAGGAATTTGCCGCCATTTGGGATCAGCTGTTTGCGCTGAAGGAAATCAAGGATCTGCTGAACTACCTGCAGGACGCTGGTCTGGATGTGTACCATGCGTTGAATGTGGTCGCCGACCTGCTGGGCTTGAGCCACGTTAAGCCGATTCGCCGCGAAGGGTTGATGAAGACCGGAGGACTCAGCGGATTCCTGGAGGAAGCTCTCGCGTTGCTGCCCAAGGACCAGATCAAGGCCCTGTTTGAGGAAAAGCTGAAGACCAGCCCCGAGTTCAAGGCACTGTTTGAGAAGCTGCAGCACGCTGATTTCCACAAGCTGGTGGAGTTTTACAACGTGAGTATTGCGTATTTCTTGAGTTGATAAGTACTGATTGAATCGTTTTTGCAGAACTCTAAGGAGGTTCAGTCGCTGTTCCAGAAGTTGCGCGAGCACGGAATCGATGTCGACAAGTTCGTTGAACTGGTGGCCTCGTTCTTCGGTTGGGGAAAGTTTTGGTAAAGCTAGTCACTATGTTACTCTGATCATGTAATAAATCACATTCAATCGAAGTC
Protein-coding sequences here:
- the LOC6046372 gene encoding protein G12, whose amino-acid sequence is MKIFIAFAALVAFASASAIPETRGLKEDLKDFLALVPVDKLTSLALDYYANDKEVQAAFAYLQDKEFAAIWDQLFALKEIKDLLNYLQDAGLDVYHALNVVADLLGLSHVKPIRREGLMKTGGLSGFLEEALALLPKDQIKALFEEKLKTSPEFKALFEKLQHADFHKLVEFYNNSKEVQSLFQKLREHGIDVDKFVELVASFFGWGKFW